In Psychrobacter immobilis, the following are encoded in one genomic region:
- a CDS encoding transposase, with product MLAKKKTLEHPKACPVKRATYLAKLNHYIAQGFAIVYMDESGFESETMRPCGYAPIGSPCIGSYNWQAKDRTNVIGALYGKTLFALNCLKTNINKKIFYHWCKFTLIPKLKRKCVIVMDNAAFHKRVQKLLNRHGHRLLFLPPYSPDLNPIEKKWAQVKFLRQGWMEN from the coding sequence GTGTTAGCAAAAAAAAAGACACTTGAGCATCCCAAAGCCTGTCCTGTGAAAAGAGCGACTTATCTAGCCAAGCTTAACCACTACATTGCTCAAGGCTTTGCTATTGTCTATATGGACGAAAGTGGGTTTGAGAGTGAAACGATGCGTCCTTGTGGTTATGCACCCATTGGTAGCCCCTGCATTGGCAGTTACAATTGGCAAGCCAAAGATCGAACCAACGTCATTGGTGCACTATATGGCAAAACGCTGTTTGCACTCAATTGCTTAAAGACCAACATTAATAAAAAGATTTTCTATCACTGGTGCAAGTTCACGCTGATACCAAAGCTTAAGAGAAAATGTGTAATCGTTATGGATAATGCAGCCTTTCATAAGCGCGTTCAAAAGTTGCTTAACAGGCATGGTCACAGGCTTCTATTCTTACCACCTTATAGTCCTGACTTAAATCCCATCGAGAAAAAATGGGCTCAAGTGAAGTTTTTACGCCAAGGCTGGATGGAAAATGA
- a CDS encoding IS630 transposase-related protein: protein MTYSLDFRKQVLKSLDEGMTFAEAAVFYDISPTTIQKWKKRLHSKTTRYIKPYKIGDEALAQDVKDHPDDYHYERAQRFDCSPTGISKALKRIGVSKKKDT, encoded by the coding sequence TTTCGCAAACAAGTTTTAAAAAGCTTAGATGAGGGCATGACCTTTGCCGAAGCTGCTGTTTTCTATGATATCAGTCCAACGACTATCCAGAAGTGGAAAAAGCGTCTTCATAGTAAAACCACTCGATATATTAAGCCCTACAAAATAGGGGATGAAGCCTTAGCTCAAGATGTCAAAGACCACCCTGACGATTATCACTATGAGCGAGCACAGCGTTTTGATTGTAGCCCAACAGGCATCAGTAAAGCCTTAAAGCGTATTGGTGTTAGCAAAAAAAAAGACACTTGA